One window from the genome of Natronomonas pharaonis DSM 2160 encodes:
- a CDS encoding type 1 glutamine amidotransferase codes for MRRLGVTQRVEVVEEYGERRDCLDQAWTELLESWEFRPFPLPNTVENVETYLDSLNLDGIVLTSGNDLSNLKNPDDPAPERDRFERAALEWAIDHKVPVCGVCRGLELLNDHFDGSLSPVSGHVAVDHGVSFGYEAIDFSEDADTVQLPSEIKTNSYHDYGIDPSGVADPLSVLGTAADGTVEALHHPELPVLGIMWHPERDPDRPESSRALDRKLFDALFGESGQ; via the coding sequence ATGCGCCGGCTCGGGGTCACACAGCGCGTCGAAGTCGTCGAAGAGTACGGCGAGCGTCGGGACTGCCTGGATCAGGCTTGGACTGAGCTGCTTGAGAGCTGGGAGTTCCGGCCGTTTCCGCTACCTAACACCGTTGAGAACGTTGAAACATACCTTGACTCCCTGAATCTTGATGGGATTGTACTCACGAGCGGAAACGACCTTTCAAATCTCAAAAACCCGGACGATCCGGCACCCGAACGCGATCGATTCGAACGGGCCGCCCTCGAATGGGCGATCGATCACAAAGTTCCGGTCTGTGGTGTCTGCCGCGGGCTCGAACTTCTGAACGACCATTTTGATGGAAGCCTCTCTCCTGTGTCCGGCCATGTGGCAGTGGACCACGGTGTGTCGTTCGGCTACGAGGCGATCGATTTCAGCGAGGACGCCGATACCGTTCAACTCCCATCAGAGATCAAAACAAACAGCTATCATGACTACGGGATCGATCCGTCCGGTGTGGCGGATCCACTGTCGGTGCTTGGGACTGCTGCCGATGGAACCGTTGAGGCACTGCACCACCCGGAACTCCCGGTCCTCGGGATCATGTGGCACCCGGAACGTGATCCGGATCGGCCAGAGTCGTCTCGGGCTCTCGATCGTAAGCTATTCGATGCGCTGTTCGGAGAATCTGGACAATGA
- a CDS encoding phosphocholine cytidylyltransferase family protein: MNDETISEHTLDQTVGKTPPDELDTITDGGSNATPVAVHLAAGQGTRLRPLTDDRPKPLVELGGQSLLEQNVETLKEAGVRDHVVVTGYEGDQIVDRGFETVHNDVYDETEMIYSLFCAAEAFPDSGEGDLLISYGDIVYERDVVEALLDCSAPLCVAVDRQWRKLWEERFEDPLSDAETLDIDDKGRIHEIGETPEGYDTIDAQYVGLLKVRNDHIDRFVDAYTELDAQTDGYVSIDTTAFLQQLIDDGWHLQAVSIDRGWLEVDTLEDLERYRELHSSGELSQFVDI, encoded by the coding sequence ATGAACGATGAGACGATATCAGAGCACACGCTAGACCAGACCGTTGGGAAGACTCCCCCCGACGAGCTGGACACTATTACAGATGGTGGTTCTAACGCTACACCTGTGGCCGTTCACCTCGCAGCAGGCCAAGGAACACGTCTGCGACCTCTCACTGACGATCGGCCCAAGCCGCTCGTCGAACTTGGCGGTCAGTCACTGCTGGAGCAAAACGTCGAGACACTCAAAGAAGCCGGTGTCAGGGACCACGTCGTCGTCACAGGCTATGAGGGCGACCAGATCGTCGATCGTGGGTTTGAGACGGTCCACAACGATGTCTACGACGAAACCGAGATGATATACAGCCTTTTTTGTGCCGCGGAGGCGTTTCCCGACTCTGGAGAGGGGGATCTGCTTATTTCGTACGGCGATATCGTATACGAGCGCGACGTGGTTGAGGCATTGCTGGACTGTAGCGCACCTCTCTGTGTCGCTGTCGACCGGCAGTGGCGAAAGCTATGGGAAGAACGTTTCGAGGACCCTCTCTCAGATGCTGAAACACTCGATATCGACGATAAGGGACGGATCCACGAGATCGGCGAGACGCCTGAGGGATACGATACGATCGATGCACAGTACGTCGGCCTGCTGAAAGTACGGAACGATCATATCGATCGATTTGTTGATGCTTATACTGAACTGGACGCTCAGACCGATGGCTATGTTTCGATTGACACGACCGCCTTCCTCCAGCAGTTGATCGACGACGGCTGGCACCTGCAGGCGGTCTCGATTGACCGCGGTTGGCTGGAGGTGGATACGCTCGAAGACCTCGAACGGTATCGGGAGCTGCACTCCAGCGGAGAACTTTCACAATTCGTAGATATATGA
- a CDS encoding type IV pilin yields MNLSNLLNPETDDRRAVSPVIGVILMVAITVILAAVIGTFVLGLGDQVQETAPNAQISADNGTDNGNIETTFTHESGDSINAENLFVTGSAVDGERIRADDEDLEQNVSDTMRAGGQIVLNSDGSPGSFDPSGSDDIRLVWQSQEGERTSTLASFEYGQ; encoded by the coding sequence ATGAATCTGAGTAACCTACTCAACCCGGAAACCGACGATAGACGCGCTGTATCGCCCGTTATAGGAGTCATCCTCATGGTTGCAATAACCGTTATTCTTGCAGCCGTCATCGGCACCTTCGTCCTCGGACTCGGCGACCAAGTCCAAGAAACCGCACCCAACGCGCAAATCAGCGCCGATAACGGTACTGATAATGGTAATATCGAGACTACGTTCACACACGAAAGCGGAGACTCGATAAACGCTGAAAACCTCTTTGTAACGGGTTCGGCAGTTGATGGTGAACGCATCCGTGCAGATGACGAAGACCTAGAACAGAACGTCAGTGATACAATGAGGGCCGGCGGTCAGATCGTTCTTAACTCGGACGGCAGCCCCGGTAGCTTCGACCCGAGTGGCAGCGATGACATTCGCTTAGTGTGGCAGTCGCAGGAAGGTGAGCGAACATCTACGCTCGCCTCGTTCGAATACGGTCAATAA
- a CDS encoding FxsA family protein: protein MRLRVIGLLLLVPVVDILLLVVLATRLGPVTIGPVATVAVVVLTALLGLLFARAEGRHTLRKIQRKLANGDAPTNELLDGLLLIIAGTLMLTPGVITDFIGLLLVLPPTRYPIRIATKKYVVTPFLDDKTGGFASGNVYVGGFPGGDETAGQGFPGGGGPGGGFPGDASGPDAAGDTVEMGEADYEFTDPEPDEDDDTDSDRTA from the coding sequence ATGAGACTGCGGGTCATCGGCCTGCTGTTGCTCGTCCCGGTCGTGGATATCCTGCTGCTTGTCGTGCTTGCGACGCGGCTGGGACCGGTCACCATCGGCCCCGTCGCGACCGTCGCGGTGGTCGTCCTCACGGCGCTGCTCGGGCTGCTGTTTGCCCGCGCCGAAGGGCGACACACCCTCCGGAAGATACAGCGCAAGCTCGCAAACGGAGACGCGCCCACCAACGAGCTGCTGGACGGGCTGTTGCTTATCATCGCCGGGACGCTCATGCTGACGCCCGGCGTCATCACCGACTTCATCGGGCTGTTGCTGGTGCTTCCACCGACCCGGTATCCCATCCGCATTGCGACGAAAAAGTACGTCGTCACGCCGTTCCTCGACGACAAGACCGGCGGCTTCGCCTCCGGCAACGTTTACGTGGGCGGCTTCCCGGGCGGCGACGAGACGGCCGGGCAGGGCTTCCCGGGCGGCGGTGGCCCCGGAGGTGGCTTCCCCGGTGACGCGTCCGGTCCCGATGCAGCCGGCGATACCGTCGAAATGGGCGAAGCGGACTACGAGTTCACCGACCCCGAACCCGACGAGGACGACGACACCGACTCCGACCGAACGGCGTGA
- the gpmI gene encoding 2,3-bisphosphoglycerate-independent phosphoglycerate mutase, with protein MEAALVILDGWGLGDGDETDAVAAADTPAFDALAERGATGQLETHGRSVGLPDGQMGNSEVGHLNIGAGRVVKQDSTRVTDDIDAGVFADNEALARAFDHADDHDGRVHFMGLVSDGGVHSYQSHLHALVDLAAERGVEAVTHAFTDGRDTAPKSGVGFIEDLAATVEEAGTGDVATVCGRYYAMDRDENWERTKRAYDAIVHREAPHEADSAVAAVAASYDRGDTDEYVEPTLVSGTDAPLSADDAVVFFNFRADRARQLVRMLADIDPDWAFETDPPAAALVTMTEYDETFDLPVAYPPLAPEQPLGAVLAESDRTQLRMAESEKYAHVTYFLNGGREVAFEGERRDIVDSPDVPTYDEQPAMSAPELTDAAIDHIGADAPDVLVLNYANPDMVGHTGDFEAAKAAIEAVDEQLGRLESAIREAGGHLFVTADHGNADDMGTPEAPHTAHTTNPVPFVYCTPDGTDGGYTVRDGGTLADIAPTLLSTIGVDIPETMTGESLLER; from the coding sequence ATGGAAGCAGCGCTTGTCATCCTCGACGGCTGGGGGCTCGGCGACGGCGACGAGACCGACGCCGTCGCGGCCGCCGACACGCCGGCGTTCGACGCCCTCGCCGAGCGGGGTGCGACCGGACAGCTGGAGACCCACGGCCGCAGCGTGGGGCTGCCGGACGGACAGATGGGCAACAGCGAGGTCGGCCACCTCAATATCGGCGCGGGCCGCGTCGTCAAGCAGGACTCGACGCGCGTCACCGACGACATCGACGCCGGCGTCTTCGCGGACAACGAGGCGCTGGCGCGGGCGTTCGACCACGCCGACGACCACGACGGCCGCGTCCACTTTATGGGGCTTGTCAGCGACGGCGGCGTCCACTCTTATCAGTCGCATCTGCACGCACTCGTCGACCTCGCCGCCGAGCGGGGCGTGGAGGCGGTCACCCACGCGTTCACCGACGGCCGGGATACGGCCCCGAAAAGCGGCGTCGGCTTCATCGAAGACCTTGCGGCGACCGTCGAGGAGGCCGGGACCGGCGACGTCGCAACTGTTTGCGGCCGCTACTACGCGATGGACCGGGATGAAAACTGGGAGCGGACAAAGCGCGCCTACGACGCCATCGTTCACCGGGAGGCCCCCCACGAGGCCGACTCAGCAGTTGCGGCCGTCGCGGCCTCCTATGACCGCGGCGACACCGACGAGTACGTCGAGCCGACGCTCGTTTCCGGCACGGACGCGCCGCTTTCGGCCGATGACGCCGTCGTCTTCTTCAATTTCCGTGCCGACCGGGCTCGCCAGCTCGTCCGCATGCTAGCCGACATCGACCCCGACTGGGCGTTCGAGACCGACCCGCCGGCAGCAGCACTCGTCACGATGACCGAGTACGACGAGACGTTCGACCTGCCGGTTGCGTACCCGCCGCTTGCGCCCGAGCAGCCGCTTGGCGCGGTGCTCGCCGAGAGCGACCGCACGCAGCTTCGGATGGCCGAATCCGAGAAGTACGCCCACGTCACCTACTTCCTGAACGGCGGCCGCGAGGTCGCCTTCGAGGGCGAGCGCCGCGATATCGTCGACAGCCCCGACGTGCCGACCTACGACGAGCAGCCGGCGATGTCGGCCCCGGAGCTGACCGACGCCGCAATCGACCACATCGGGGCCGACGCCCCCGACGTACTCGTGTTGAACTACGCGAACCCGGACATGGTCGGCCACACCGGTGACTTCGAGGCCGCCAAGGCGGCCATCGAGGCTGTCGACGAACAGCTCGGTCGGCTGGAAAGCGCAATCAGGGAGGCCGGCGGCCACCTCTTTGTCACGGCCGACCACGGCAACGCCGACGACATGGGCACGCCGGAGGCACCCCACACCGCTCACACGACGAACCCGGTTCCGTTCGTCTACTGTACGCCGGACGGCACCGACGGCGGCTACACCGTTCGGGATGGCGGTACCCTCGCCGACATCGCGCCGACGCTGCTTTCGACTATCGGTGTCGACATCCCGGAGACGATGACCGGCGAATCGCTGTTGGAGCGATGA
- a CDS encoding alpha/beta hydrolase, with product MSKSVVVPADRDIRGTLDAPDADRCVVACPPHPQHGGNRNDPRLEAVSDDLDAACLRFDYGPWDEGRGELEDVRAAYAWARERYDAVGLFGYSFGGCLALVAAAAESEAGTPPSAVAVLSPAASLAAGELDAVAAVADIDAPMALVYGERDTMIDATAVADALTDAGGDVASLPADHFFVGQTQRVGAAIAAFFNDGALPDSV from the coding sequence ATGAGCAAGTCCGTCGTCGTCCCTGCGGACCGCGATATTCGCGGCACGCTCGATGCGCCCGACGCCGATAGGTGTGTCGTCGCCTGCCCGCCACATCCACAGCACGGCGGCAACCGCAACGACCCGCGGCTTGAGGCCGTCAGCGACGACCTCGATGCTGCCTGTCTGCGCTTCGACTACGGCCCGTGGGACGAGGGCCGCGGCGAACTCGAAGACGTCCGGGCGGCGTACGCGTGGGCGCGAGAGCGATACGACGCTGTCGGGCTCTTCGGCTACAGCTTCGGCGGCTGTCTGGCGCTTGTCGCCGCCGCGGCGGAATCGGAGGCGGGCACGCCGCCATCGGCGGTCGCTGTGCTCTCACCGGCGGCGTCGCTTGCTGCTGGCGAGCTCGATGCCGTCGCCGCCGTCGCTGATATTGACGCGCCGATGGCGCTGGTCTACGGCGAGCGGGACACGATGATTGACGCGACGGCGGTTGCCGACGCTCTCACCGACGCTGGCGGCGACGTTGCGTCGCTGCCGGCCGACCACTTCTTCGTCGGCCAGACACAGCGCGTCGGCGCGGCTATCGCCGCGTTCTTCAACGATGGGGCGCTTCCCGACTCGGTCTGA
- the pyrG gene encoding glutamine hydrolyzing CTP synthase, giving the protein MPTELTDYDPSMGNKFIFVTGGVMSGLGKGITAASTGRLLANAGFDVTAVKIDPYLNVDAGTMNPYQHGEVYVLKDGGEVDLDLGNYERFLDIDMTFDHNITTGKTYRHVIEKERAGDYLGKTVQIIPHVTDDIKRRIREAAEGHDVCIIEVGGTVGDIEGMPYLEALRQFAHEEDDDDILFTHVTLVPYSKNGEQKTKPTQHSVKELRSIGLQPDILVGRCEDKLDIEAKEKIALFCDVPMDAVFSNPDVEDIYHVPLMVEEEGLDQYVMEQLGLDERALPPEERANEWRDIVTQETTDEVDIALVGKYAMEDAYLSIYESLKHAGFETNTDVNVLWVDADEMDDAHADRLSRADGIIVPGGFGSRGTEGKIEAITYARENDVPFLGLCLGFQMAVVEYARNVCGLDGAHSAEIDDETDHPVIDILPEQYEVEDMGGTMRLGAHETDIEAGTLAHELYADEQCTERHRHRYEVNPEYIETLESAGLVFSGQDQNRMEILELPDHPFFFGTQFHPEFRSRPGRASPPFVGLVETILETTDTDTEEVTA; this is encoded by the coding sequence ATGCCGACGGAGCTTACTGATTACGACCCCTCGATGGGGAACAAGTTCATTTTCGTCACCGGCGGGGTGATGTCCGGGCTGGGCAAGGGCATCACCGCCGCGAGCACGGGACGCCTGCTCGCTAACGCCGGCTTCGACGTGACGGCGGTCAAGATAGACCCGTATCTCAACGTCGACGCCGGAACGATGAACCCCTACCAGCACGGTGAGGTCTACGTGCTGAAAGACGGCGGCGAGGTCGACCTCGATTTGGGGAACTACGAGCGGTTCCTCGATATCGACATGACCTTCGACCACAACATCACGACGGGAAAGACCTACCGGCACGTCATCGAAAAAGAGCGTGCCGGCGATTATCTCGGCAAAACGGTCCAGATTATCCCACACGTCACAGACGACATCAAACGTCGGATTCGGGAGGCCGCCGAGGGCCACGACGTCTGTATCATCGAAGTCGGCGGCACCGTCGGCGACATCGAAGGAATGCCCTACCTCGAGGCGCTCCGGCAGTTCGCCCACGAGGAGGATGACGACGATATTCTCTTTACCCACGTCACGCTCGTCCCCTACTCGAAGAACGGCGAACAAAAAACCAAGCCCACTCAACACTCCGTCAAGGAACTGCGGTCTATCGGCCTGCAGCCGGACATTCTCGTCGGCCGCTGTGAGGACAAACTCGACATCGAGGCCAAAGAGAAAATCGCGCTGTTTTGCGACGTGCCTATGGATGCGGTCTTTTCGAACCCCGATGTCGAGGACATCTACCACGTCCCCCTGATGGTCGAAGAGGAGGGCCTCGACCAGTATGTGATGGAACAGCTCGGCCTCGACGAGCGAGCGCTGCCGCCCGAAGAGCGGGCCAACGAGTGGCGCGACATCGTCACCCAGGAGACGACCGACGAAGTCGACATCGCGCTGGTCGGCAAGTACGCCATGGAGGACGCCTATCTCTCGATTTATGAGTCGCTGAAACACGCCGGCTTCGAGACCAACACCGATGTCAACGTCCTGTGGGTCGACGCCGACGAGATGGACGACGCCCACGCCGACCGGCTCAGCCGTGCTGACGGCATTATCGTTCCCGGCGGCTTCGGCAGCCGCGGCACGGAGGGCAAAATCGAGGCCATCACATACGCCCGTGAAAACGACGTCCCGTTCCTCGGGCTCTGTCTCGGCTTCCAGATGGCGGTCGTCGAGTACGCCCGCAACGTCTGCGGGCTCGACGGGGCTCACTCCGCCGAAATCGACGACGAAACCGACCATCCGGTCATCGACATCCTGCCCGAGCAGTACGAGGTCGAAGATATGGGCGGGACGATGCGGCTCGGCGCTCACGAAACCGACATCGAAGCGGGGACGCTGGCCCACGAACTCTACGCGGACGAACAGTGTACCGAACGGCACCGCCACCGCTACGAAGTCAATCCCGAGTACATCGAGACGCTCGAGTCGGCGGGGCTGGTCTTTTCCGGCCAAGACCAAAACCGCATGGAGATTCTGGAACTGCCCGACCACCCGTTCTTCTTCGGCACGCAGTTCCATCCGGAGTTCCGTTCCCGGCCCGGCCGTGCCTCACCGCCGTTCGTTGGGCTGGTCGAAACGATACTCGAAACGACCGACACTGACACCGAAGAGGTGACCGCATAA
- the guaA gene encoding glutamine-hydrolyzing GMP synthase: MVEPTAFIDEKIAEIADDVGDANAVIALSGGVDSSTAAALAYEAIGDQLTPVYVDTGLMRKGETDQIRDTFDYMDSLRIIDARDRFLDALSGITDPEEKRHAIGEQFIREFETVARDVDADYLVQGTIYPDRIESEGTIKSHHNVGGLPEVVDFEGIVEPMRDLYKDEVREVARELDLESIIAERMPFPGPGLAIRVLGEVTDEKLAVAREANHVVEEELEEYEPWQALAAVLGKATGVKGDNRVHGWVVSVRSVESRDGMTARAQELDWETLQRIQSRITGENENVARVVYDVTHKPPATIEYE, encoded by the coding sequence ATGGTTGAACCCACAGCATTCATCGACGAAAAGATTGCAGAGATAGCCGACGATGTCGGCGACGCAAACGCCGTTATCGCGCTGTCGGGGGGCGTCGACTCCTCGACGGCCGCCGCCCTCGCCTACGAGGCCATCGGCGACCAGCTGACGCCCGTCTACGTCGACACCGGGCTGATGCGGAAAGGCGAAACCGACCAGATTCGCGACACGTTCGACTACATGGACAGCCTGCGAATCATCGACGCCCGCGACCGCTTCCTTGATGCGCTGTCAGGCATCACCGACCCCGAAGAGAAGCGACACGCCATCGGCGAGCAGTTCATTCGCGAGTTCGAGACCGTCGCCCGCGATGTCGACGCCGATTACCTCGTCCAGGGGACCATCTACCCCGACCGTATCGAATCCGAGGGGACCATCAAATCCCATCACAACGTCGGCGGCCTTCCCGAGGTCGTCGACTTCGAGGGTATCGTCGAACCGATGCGAGACCTCTACAAGGACGAGGTCCGCGAGGTCGCCCGCGAACTCGACCTCGAATCCATCATCGCAGAGCGGATGCCGTTCCCCGGCCCGGGGCTTGCTATCCGCGTCCTCGGCGAGGTAACAGACGAGAAACTCGCGGTCGCCCGTGAAGCCAACCACGTCGTCGAGGAGGAACTCGAAGAGTACGAGCCATGGCAGGCCCTGGCGGCGGTGCTGGGCAAGGCGACCGGCGTCAAGGGTGACAACCGCGTCCACGGCTGGGTGGTGTCGGTCCGGTCCGTCGAATCCCGCGACGGCATGACCGCCCGCGCCCAAGAGCTTGACTGGGAGACGCTCCAGCGCATCCAGTCTCGCATTACGGGCGAAAACGAGAACGTCGCCCGCGTCGTCTACGACGTGACCCACAAACCACCGGCGACCATCGAATATGAGTGA
- a CDS encoding DUF7126 family protein produces MSEVVIAGPDPEGLGEALEAEGASVSHADGTATRPDLEDAGIVDADVFVVTDAGLATSVPIAVDSNPDIRIVMYTRDSVPEFVKGQAGHIIDPAILDPETVAEELV; encoded by the coding sequence ATGAGTGAGGTCGTCATCGCGGGCCCGGACCCTGAAGGGCTCGGCGAGGCGCTCGAAGCCGAAGGGGCGTCGGTCAGCCACGCTGACGGGACGGCCACCCGCCCGGACCTCGAAGACGCCGGTATCGTCGACGCCGACGTGTTTGTCGTCACCGACGCGGGGCTGGCAACGTCGGTTCCTATCGCCGTTGACTCCAACCCCGACATCCGCATTGTGATGTACACCCGCGATTCCGTCCCCGAGTTCGTGAAGGGACAGGCCGGTCACATCATCGACCCGGCCATCCTCGACCCCGAGACGGTCGCCGAAGAGCTCGTATAA
- a CDS encoding MBL fold metallo-hydrolase, with protein MVTELRDGVWWFEPMGVNAYLVADDEGLTLVDAGTPFDGGTVVEAIEAAGFDIADLERILITHYDFDHVGPLSTLAVDTPVYIGQADAPLLTGAERPSPYGIKRLTQLVSGPFVGDLPERRVRPLEDGDTVGGFTAHHAPGHTPGHTVYVHEERSAAFLGDLVIERDGELAPAPWFISRDRDRLEESIADLAARLPDFEVAAMGHGTPFRTGGSERLRALAERY; from the coding sequence ATGGTAACCGAGTTGCGCGATGGCGTCTGGTGGTTCGAGCCGATGGGCGTCAACGCCTATCTGGTCGCTGACGACGAGGGACTGACACTCGTCGATGCTGGGACACCGTTCGATGGGGGCACAGTGGTCGAAGCAATCGAAGCCGCCGGTTTCGATATCGCTGACCTCGAACGAATCCTCATCACGCACTACGATTTCGACCACGTCGGGCCGTTATCGACGCTCGCTGTGGACACGCCAGTGTACATTGGACAGGCGGATGCGCCACTGCTTACCGGGGCCGAACGGCCGTCGCCATATGGAATAAAGCGGCTGACACAGCTCGTTTCCGGGCCGTTCGTCGGTGACCTGCCGGAACGCCGCGTCCGGCCGCTCGAAGACGGCGACACCGTCGGCGGCTTCACCGCCCACCACGCTCCGGGGCACACGCCGGGCCATACCGTCTACGTCCACGAAGAACGCAGTGCGGCGTTTCTCGGCGATTTGGTCATCGAACGCGACGGCGAGCTCGCGCCAGCGCCGTGGTTTATTAGCCGTGACCGCGACCGGCTCGAAGAGAGCATCGCCGACCTTGCCGCTCGCCTGCCCGACTTCGAGGTGGCAGCGATGGGGCATGGAACACCGTTCCGCACGGGCGGCAGCGAGCGGCTTCGGGCGCTGGCAGAACGCTACTGA